One Malania oleifera isolate guangnan ecotype guangnan chromosome 9, ASM2987363v1, whole genome shotgun sequence DNA segment encodes these proteins:
- the LOC131164938 gene encoding uncharacterized protein LOC131164938 has product MEIGSNDGSKFLLKNGSETVFGRGLGFPSDDRTVSHRHVSFELHKDGSHGDPCSGTKVYFEVLGKNPIWVRDGRSGEIRVFRRFERGEMVSGDGFCVSAERPVWFTLKRKEDQSEDGGESGGKLFENRDGFAERLLKGGEDFGFDSLDVSEINPVKEFGFLVMGHEFDHYPKKMIRDIKNWNWFLEEPRKDSDDNEVRGHKRKRIAKRKSKIDEGSDDDEDWTGESEDDKELITKLKQFPRPQYSSTRSKDHNKSLKGTSRSSTRKKTIRAGEEDNDNEDDETLGGFIVDDDDVEQEEESYGNEEEKEEDFDEDDEDEE; this is encoded by the exons ATGGAGATAGGGAGCAACGACGGCTCGAAATTTCTGCTGAAAAATGGTTCTGAAACTGTGTTTGGAAGAGGGTTGGGGTTTCCTTCAGACGATCGAACCGTTTCCCATCGTCATGTGTCATTCGAACTCCACAAAGATGGCAGCCACGGAGACCCTTGTTCGGGAACTAAAGTTTATTTTGAAGTTCTTGGGAAAAACCCCATTTGGGTGCGTGACGGTAGAAGTGGAGAAATTAGGGTTTTCAGGAGGTTTGAAAGAGGTGAAATGGTGAGTGGTGATGGGTTCTGTGTCTCGGCAGAGAGACCTGTTTGGTTCACCCTGAAGAGGAAAGAGGATCAAAGTGAAGATGGGGGGGAGAGCGGTGGGAAACTCTTCGAGAATCGGGATGGATTTGCTGAAAGGTTACTTAAAGGGGGCGAAGATTTTGGGTTTGACTCTCTTGATGTTTCAGAAATTAACCCTGTAAAAG AGTTTGGTTTTCTTGTAATGGGACATGAGTTCGATCACTATCCCAAAAAAATGATCCGTGATATCAAGAATTGGAATTGGTTCCTTGAGGAACCTAGGAAAGATAGTGATGACAATGAAGTTCGTGGGCATAAAAGGAAGAGAATTGCTAAGAGAAAGAGCAAGATAGACGAAGGCAGTGATGATGATGAAGACTGGACAGGTGAAAGTGAAGATGATAAAGAGCTAATTACAAAATTGAAGCAGTTCCCAAGACCCCAATATTCTTCTACGAGGTCAAAGGATCATAATAAGTCCCTCAAGGGCACTAGTAGAAGTTCTACAAGGAAAAAGACTATCCGTGCAGGGGAAGAAGACAATGACAATGAAGATGATGAGACGCTAGGAGGCTTCAttgttgatgatgatgatgtggaacaagaagaagaaagctATGGAAATGAAGAGGAGAAAGAAGAAGAttttgatgaagatgatgaagatgaagaataG